Sequence from the Ostrinia nubilalis chromosome 26, ilOstNubi1.1, whole genome shotgun sequence genome:
CCCCTCATCGTTCAAGCCAAAAGTCTTCCCCTCATCTATAATGAAATTATAAACCAATGATAAAACAGTGTTCTTAACAACTTCTTGTCCCTTTACCGCACAAAACAGTCCACACATGGTCACAAAATGAACATTTCTTTGATAATCTACATCGAACTCCATCACTGTTGTCACACCTCCAATCTTAACTGCGGTCGTCCCTTGATTGAAGACTTTGTAAATCATATGGTCATTCCCATCTAGGAGATACATTTCGTTGTTTTTCACAACAAGTTTCATTATATTTAAGTTATATAGCCCAATGCTGTTAGCTTCTTTATTAATTGCATCATACTTGTAAAGGCCATCTTCAGATCCGAAGTACACATCACCAGAATCTGGGTCGACTGCTGTCGCTTTATTCTTAGTAATGCGTTTGATTTTTCCTGTCTGTTTTGTTACTACATTCACATAAGCTCTTCCAGAGTCTTGTAAGAGATCATCCATGTACATGAAGAAGAGATTTCTGCTGGACGAATCGTACGCCAATTCTTTGGTGCTCGAATATTTATCGGTTAGCAGTTCTTTCTTATAAATCCTGGCGCCTATCCGTTGTATCGGAGAATCAGAAATGTATATCCGTAACTCCGCTTTGACACTGATCAACAGaaatacaatgtattttatgtaattcGTCATATTTCCTAAGAAGCGTCCGTTTCGCACTGTTGCACTCTTTAAACTGTTGGCTTTTTTATTATTGTCAATGTTTTGATCGTTTATCTctacaattttgtttttttcagGCACATTTGGTGTTATTGTTGCACTTTGCACCGTATTATCTGGGATTAGAGGTTAAACTCTGCTCGTAATAGGATGCAACTCGCGTTGATTCACTAAAACGCTGGGAATGAGACTGACTAACGagaaattgtaataaatagCTTCAAAGGTCGTTTAGTGCGCGTCGTTATACGAAACAAGGGTTTCCATAAACTGCTATTTGTTGATAAGCTCCGTTTAATCTACACAAATGTTTTGTGTTGATGTAACCTTATAaccctttttaatttaaaaggtaCTTTACCAAATCTACAAGGTTATTTTTTGTATATACGAAAGCCGAAACACGTGTCACGTATTTTAATCTTTagaatcagtataaaaaaaatgatacctTAAAAACTAACGAAGTTCCAAGCTTTATTTGTTGTCACATTATCCGCACGCGAGTGTAGACATCGTACAGCGCGCGGCACTTTCGTTGTTGACAACGCAATGTTTGTTATGCTTTGACAACATTTTCCATACGCGCAGAACATTTTAGTAAGGTGTCCGTAAATTATggatttgtaaatattattattaagtcaaAATATAAcatgatataaaaaatattgcgatGGATTCTATTACTGATTCTGAACAAATAGTTTAAGGtttcgtatacagggtgttaggtaaatgggtaagggagagtccgctaatttggaccagtttttttcaatcccattttacacatagttttcttttgttttttctaatGTTCATGGTGTATAATTAtagagaaattattcaacttactatttcataggtattaatcaacataattgttgtatatttagcacaaatcaacaaaatacgagttcagagcttcggtccaatttagccgaccggttcgataatttgtaccacagggttactaaattggatttcaataaatttcaagcctataaaaatctatggcaaaatattatatgatacattcttaacaaattaggtaacgaaaaagaacagtagttaataacatacacaatcgatattgttttacacgttttcacgattttgagtaaaagttttgtaattccaattatcgtaacgcacacttgtacctaaccTACTTTGCCAgttttttgctttcatttattgttaaaaaaagtaagtaaagtaaaaagtattttatttgccaacaaaaGAATTACAGTTTGTTTATCTAGCGGCTGCTGCACTAAGCTGTGCTTGTGTCGCGGCAGCCTTAAGTAACACAGGTTAACAATGTTGATAAAATATAGTGAGGACACACGGTACATGGCAACTAGCAGTTATTAAACTCTTTAAGATaactagaataatattttttttttttacttagactaaacaaaactaaacaaaaagtaACTAAGGTAGTGGGTgtaatgtgtgtgtgtgtgtgtgtgtgtgtgtgtgtgtgtgtgtgtgtgtgtgttgtgCGTGGTAATGTGTGCGTGATGTACTGTGATGTTATGTAGTGTGTTTAAGGCTATTTATATGGAGGCTCAGCGCGGAAGTAAAGCTTCAGTGTCCAGATAATCAAGGCCTAGCAGCCATGACTCGAGTTCGCGTTTTGCACCTGGTGTTGTAAGCGTTTTTATGTTTATATTACGACAGACTTTATTATAAAGATGAGGCAGAAGGAAGCAGGAGTGGCGTTTAGCAAAAGCAGTTCGAACCGTTGGGACTGGAATCTTAAAAATTCTTCGTTTGAGTAAACATAACTACGCaaataaaacttcaaaatatgatttactaaaaaaaaatttcaaaatcctttggtaaagttccatacaacttgatgtggtacaatttagccgactaggtgataatgctattaaaaaatcggtaaaaaatatagcttataaataccgaaaaatctttcaaataattgtaatccacactaatttacgcttctaaataatatattagaaacaccctgtgattaaatttaacaaaattacaaactaaacatgcattgtcaaaagttacttgaaaacaatgaaaaaatacttttcaaaataaaacacacgtgttaattgtcacggcaaaaaccacatggccgatattaattgaatttatttgtgtatcgccgagtgttgcaattacagacattcaataaatactttacgaaatatgagggtggtacaatttacccggcggtacaatataccgaactctcccctatatgagccgacactagcccatgttaacatggtcatataaatggtatggtgaagtcagaaaatggatatcttcattttaattattttatttttcatacaaatctgatttaatcaaatttattttgtatgaaaaaaaaaaaaaaaatgatatcaaatttctgacttcaccataccatttatatgcccatgttaacatgggctagtgtcggctcatatacccatttacctaacaccctgtatactaaaaATAACCTTGTATAAATTACTTTGAAGATAAAcgtataaaatataaacaacTGGAAGCATTAGACATTAGAGCAGCTATTACGaatcagaataaaaataaagaggGATAAAAAAgacagttttaaaatttaaacactATAATAATCAGGTCAAACCACCAAACCTCAGCTCGCGCCTTTCTAATAAGTTTCATGCAGTTTACAAAAAAACGCAAAGAATTGACTAGCAACCATTACAAGACCACATCAACAAGATTTATCTTTATTAGGTTTCAGTCTGACAATGCTTCTATAATCGGCGTAAACTATGTTATTGTCAACATCGAAAGCGATTCCAAAACATTCGTGCACATCAACAGCTTTCTTCAAACTGTGTTCTGTCTTATCTACAGCAAAAATGCCGTCACGTAAACAAACATAGACATTTCCATTCACATCTGTTGCTACGCCTCTAGGCCCAACGTGAGGAAATTCTTCATATAACACAGCATCTTTGGTCCCTTTTTTCTGAGCATACAATCCTGTAGCATTCGTGTAGAACATATCATCATCTTTATCTATAATGAAGTGGTCCACTTTAGTGTCTTCTAAATCTCTAAATCTTACAGCAGTTCCGTTGATGAAAGTGTACAAAAACTGCGATGGGAACTCCGAGAAGTATAAAGCGTCTTTGAAATATATTGCCCAAATATCAGCTCCTCTCTGTCCAAAATACTCAGCTGTGTCTGTGTTGGGATTGTACTGGTATATGCCATTGTTAGAGCCAATGTAAACAATGTGATTCGCTGCATCTATGGTCTGGGCAAACCCGTTGACAATGTCTATATCGTTAAATTCTTTGGTTTCAAGGTTGATTCTTGCGGATCTGAAAACATCGTCGTTTTCTTTTACACTGTAACTGAAGTACAGAGTACCGGTTTTGTTGTCTATAGCCAGCATGTAGGGTCTATCCAGGTCTTCCTTGATGACGTCTTTTTCATGGTAAACACCGTTGACCAGAACACCATCGCATGGTTTTTCTGTGGTTTCTTCTTTGATGACTCCGGCTTTTGCGATGGTTAGTATGGCTAGAACTAGTGCCAGTTTCATGCTGATCTGGAAAATAAAAGGTACGACTTTAGCATGGCAGGAACCATGATTTTGCGATATAAAGCTACTGGCTTAGTAAATTATAATCATTATGAGTAGTGTTTagaataaggctgggttgcaccatcttatcttaactataacaaacgtcataactcaaacttcatacaaaacacaccggttatcgttatagttacggttaaacttAGATAGATCACTCAGCCTAATACACGTGTAAAAAATGTCATATTAGTTAACCTCTCTTATCAAAATTCGATTTAAAGCGCGAAATGTTAACGTCacattaattaggtacctactctgaataacgggtttttttttatataagtttaGTTAACATTCTGACAgcagagtaggtacctaattgaagACACTTCACCAGTTAAATTgcactataaatattttatttttaaacagggatAGGTAACTTAGCAGAGTTTTTACTTGTTTTCTAGAATTAAATtagtgtaattaaataaataattcgctCACCGAGTCTACTGATAGCCCACAGATAACTGGCGAAACGAACAAACCTTAGGCGAgatgtttataatatttttcagactaAAAAACTGTAGAGTCgcaaaacaataaattttatttataatcccgAAAAGATGTTTAATTGAATCTCCTTTATATGTCTTAAGAAAACGTACTTACA
This genomic interval carries:
- the LOC135084695 gene encoding ommochrome-binding protein-like, which gives rise to MKLALVLAILTIAKAGVIKEETTEKPCDGVLVNGVYHEKDVIKEDLDRPYMLAIDNKTGTLYFSYSVKENDDVFRSARINLETKEFNDIDIVNGFAQTIDAANHIVYIGSNNGIYQYNPNTDTAEYFGQRGADIWAIYFKDALYFSEFPSQFLYTFINGTAVRFRDLEDTKVDHFIIDKDDDMFYTNATGLYAQKKGTKDAVLYEEFPHVGPRGVATDVNGNVYVCLRDGIFAVDKTEHSLKKAVDVHECFGIAFDVDNNIVYADYRSIVRLKPNKDKSC